From one Catharus ustulatus isolate bCatUst1 chromosome 1, bCatUst1.pri.v2, whole genome shotgun sequence genomic stretch:
- the SNX10 gene encoding sorting nexin-10, which translates to MTPKHEKQEFVTVLVRDPRIQKEDSWHSYIDYEIFIHTNSICFTRKTSCVRRRYREFLWLRQRLQSNAVLIQLPELPSRTPFFNMNNPNHVDHRRQGLQEFLEKILQDALLLSDSRLHLFLQTQLSPEDMEACVSGQTKYSVADAIHSFASLNRRFPIEDEERKKGKNDADSDSESSSSGLGPSDDSISCGCKASPASEES; encoded by the exons ATGACaccaaaacatgaaaaacag GAATTTGTAACTGTCTTAGTACGAGACCCCAGGATACAGAAAGAAGACTCATGGCATTCTTACATAGACTATGAGATATTTATTCAC ACAAACAGTATATGCTTTACAAGGAAAACATCCTGTGTCAGACGACGCTATCGAGAATTTCTTTGGCTCCGGCAGAGGCTTCAGAGCAATGCAGTGCTTAT ACAGCTACCTGAACTGCCATCCAGAACTCCCTTTTTCAATATGAACAATCCTAATCACGTGGACCATCGCCGTCAGGGTCTGCAAGAATTCCTGGAAAA gatcCTACAAGATGCATTATTGCTCTCAGATAGCAGGCTTCACCTCTTCTTACAGACTCAGCTAAGCCCAGAAGACATGGAGGCCTGTGTGTCTGGGCAGACCAAATACTCTGTTGCTGATGCGATTCACAGTTTCGCCTCTCTGAACAGACGTTTTCCTATAGaagatgaagagagaaaaaaaggaaaaaacgATGCAGACTCTGATTCAGAGAG TTCATCCTCCGGGCTCGGACCTAGTGATGACAGCATTTCATGTGGATGTAAAGCAAGCCCAGCTTCTGAAGAATCATGA